The sequence below is a genomic window from Tenacibaculum tangerinum.
ATATCTTGCGGCAAAATCGGTTCCTTTATGTGGTCTTACTCTATTACCGTATAATTTTATACGCCTTCTTAAGTTGTAACGAGACGATATTCTGTATTGAAATTTTATGGGTGATTTTAAAAATGCTCTTCGAAGCATGTTTCCTTTTTCATCGTAATATTCAGGAATTTTTTTTATTGAATCGCCTACAAATCTATAAGCATATAAATCTTCTCCATTGTGGTTAAAAACAGCTGCTTTTATCTTACCATATCCTACAAAGGTTGTGTCGTTGATATATTTTTCTTCAAAAATCAGCTTAAAAGTATCTCCTTTTTGCAAGCGATAAAAATCTAACGTCCAAGCATAAATATCTGCCACGGTATTGGTAAGTGTTGGTCGTAACCTAAGACTATCCATAGTTACAGATAGGTTAGCGTTAATCTCACCTGCTATTTCCCTTTCAACAATCTTTATTTTTTGTCTATGTTTATATGCAGAAATTATAGAGTCTTTAAAATCAATAATTGTAGCTTCGACCTTGTTGTGTTTATATATAAAAACTTGTGCTTGCTCTAAGGTGTCTTTTGATGCTAAAATGGTGTATGCTCTACCCGAGCGAACTCTTCTTACATCAAACGTATCTTTTATCTTGGTGGCTATTTCGTTAATCTTTGGATACATAACGTGGTGCCTATCCATAATAACTCCAAAACTTTCTCCACTCTTAATGGTGTCGTTAATTACCTTGTAGTTATCTAAATTAAATCCGTATGCTATAACTGGCTCTGGTTCTTCAATTGTAACTGGTTCTTGCACTACGACTTTCTTTTCTTCTTTACACGAAAAGAAAAACCATAAAATAATAAATGTAAGAATGAATTTTTTCAAAAAAAGCTGTTTTAAGTTTAATTTTGCTCGCAAAAATACAAATAAATAGTTTTTTTTCTTGTACTTTAACAATTCTTAAACAGCCTTTTACTTTTAGTCTACTATCACCTCAAAAGGATTTGCCAACTCTTTGTAGCCATCTAGTTCGGCTCGTAGCGAACCCACTGCTAGTGAAGCTCTCATTTTAATTGGTATTTTATTATCGTCTGCTGAAATCCATATCGTAACACTTTCTTGGGCTTTGAATACTCTACCTGCTTGCACCAAGGGTCTGAATTTTTGTGTTTTTACTTTTCCAAACTTTGTTTTTAAAATTTCGTATCCTAAAAATCGTAGTTTGAAGGGGTAGCTTTTGTTATCGAAAAACATATCTAATTGAATTTCTTCTCCTTTTTTCATGTTTTTAGTATCATGACTTCTTAAGAAATAAAATGTAGAAATCATATCTTGTGGAGATTTTACCGAAATTAGGGTGTCTTTTTGTTTAAGAAAGTCTTGAACAAACGCTGTATTTTTTTCATGATCGAAAGTTATTTGGCGATTTTTCTTATGCCCACCTTCGTCTATTTTTCTCTTAAACAAATACGGTTCTACTTTGTCTATTCCAAAATAACTTTCATACCTATCGTCAACTTTAAAAAACCAGCTTATAACTCCTGTTGTTTTTCCTGTTCCTACTGCATGTAATACTTTTTTATTGCCTAATTTTTTTTCTTTGAGCTCTAAAACAGCGGTTCCTGCTTTTAAAAACCCACTGTAACTCATGTTAAATCGTAACCATTCTCCAGCTTTGTAGGCTGTGGTATTCGTTTGTGCAAAAAAAGTTTGTACAGTGATTAATAATATAAAAAATAAATATTCTCTTCTCATAATATTCAAACTTATAAAAATTGATTGACAATTACCGTTCCAAAATTAAAAAAGCTGTTTAACAGTTCATTAAACAGCTTTTAGTTTATGGTTCTATGGAATTAAAAAGTTCCCCAGTTTTTTAATTCTTCTTCACTCCATAAGTACGGAAAGAAAATTCTTCTTTGGTATTTTGGATGTAAATATTTTCTCCAGTTACTTCCTCCTGTGGCTTCTAAATCTCCATCGCTTCCTCCTAAATATTTCCCTGCTGCATTGTAATGAGCCATCACCCATTTTACGTTTACGGTATAATCGTAGTGGCGCATCGCCTTGATTAGTTGTTCGTTTTCTTGAATTTCTTTAGGTAATTGTTTGAATTTTTTAGAGAGGTTGCAGTCATTATAATCTTCCATAAAGTCAATAAAATCGCCCATGTATTTTTTTTCAAATAACTTTAAAAGTGTTGTTTTTTGACCTGTGGTATAGTTTTTCCCTGCTGCTTGCCAATATAAATGGTCGTAGGCATTTCTAAACGATGAGTTTCTATCGATAGTATCTCGGTAACGAGCGTCTATTAAGTTAATTAAATCGGTAGAAGCGAATTCAATTTTTCGATATTGGGCACTTTGAAAACCACTTGCGGGTGTTAAGGTGTTTCTAAATTTTAGATATTGTTCTACATCCATTCCGTCTCCCATTACCGTAAATGAACTACACAACATATCGAAATAGCGACTGATACGCATGAGGTGTTTTGAGAAT
It includes:
- a CDS encoding DUF3108 domain-containing protein; translated protein: MRREYLFFILLITVQTFFAQTNTTAYKAGEWLRFNMSYSGFLKAGTAVLELKEKKLGNKKVLHAVGTGKTTGVISWFFKVDDRYESYFGIDKVEPYLFKRKIDEGGHKKNRQITFDHEKNTAFVQDFLKQKDTLISVKSPQDMISTFYFLRSHDTKNMKKGEEIQLDMFFDNKSYPFKLRFLGYEILKTKFGKVKTQKFRPLVQAGRVFKAQESVTIWISADDNKIPIKMRASLAVGSLRAELDGYKELANPFEVIVD
- a CDS encoding tryptophan 2,3-dioxygenase family protein, with the protein product MSKEEILKAIEEKYDKLGVPVEAMLEGLLWSEPITYWDYIQTDALLGLQIPRTTLPDEMVFIMYHQVNELLFKMILWEIEQVAKPSEITAEKFSKHLMRISRYFDMLCSSFTVMGDGMDVEQYLKFRNTLTPASGFQSAQYRKIEFASTDLINLIDARYRDTIDRNSSFRNAYDHLYWQAAGKNYTTGQKTTLLKLFEKKYMGDFIDFMEDYNDCNLSKKFKQLPKEIQENEQLIKAMRHYDYTVNVKWVMAHYNAAGKYLGGSDGDLEATGGSNWRKYLHPKYQRRIFFPYLWSEEELKNWGTF
- a CDS encoding peptidoglycan DD-metalloendopeptidase family protein, with the protein product MKKFILTFIILWFFFSCKEEKKVVVQEPVTIEEPEPVIAYGFNLDNYKVINDTIKSGESFGVIMDRHHVMYPKINEIATKIKDTFDVRRVRSGRAYTILASKDTLEQAQVFIYKHNKVEATIIDFKDSIISAYKHRQKIKIVEREIAGEINANLSVTMDSLRLRPTLTNTVADIYAWTLDFYRLQKGDTFKLIFEEKYINDTTFVGYGKIKAAVFNHNGEDLYAYRFVGDSIKKIPEYYDEKGNMLRRAFLKSPIKFQYRISSRYNLRRRIKLYGNRVRPHKGTDFAARYGTEIMSTANGTVIESARKGGNGNYVKIKHNATYTTQYLHMKRRKVRVGDYVKQGDVIGWVGMTGNTSGPHVCYRFWKFGKQVDPFREKLPSAEPLDPKIKPTYLEYIQPLKRQLDGIQLPQPEPLSFKQKEILATN